A genomic region of Bradyrhizobium sp. ORS 278 contains the following coding sequences:
- a CDS encoding host specificity protein J, with product MHANSLQRHALDGEILSPLATVRVIGRAHPLSSRRVICEVPAGLSIAEILQLCAGSSGADFAVYLGEHPIRAENYGRIRVKPGATVVVVPRLQNNPVWRTVATVVIAVAALVAAPYLAPGIIAAAGAIGVTIAATTAIAIGAGVIMLAGSLALNALFPIRPPELSAQGSGAPLNSIQGANNQANPYGTVPVVLGRHRQSPFYGAKAYTEIVGNDQYLRLLFVLGYGPLQVESIQIGETAIGTYADVQTELRQGYAGDAAVTLYPGQVDEQALSIALQNRADPPRLTGHAPWSDSVVTSVDTDEIAVDFLAPSGINMTDSKGNDISWSFTIEMRYRKVGAASWTTGPQTVFTRSYEPIRRGQRIAVARGQYEVQCQKPLGDADPKYARDQVTWTSLRSLRSAAPISFDKPLALLAVRIRATNQLSGVISTLNCVTTSLVKAWNGSAWVANQPSSWPPDLFRHVLQGPANARPVADSGIDLASLQEWWTYCVANGFKFNKVLTDSASVYDRLLGICAAGRAVPTFIDGKWGVVWDRPADPVVQHFTPRNSWGFKGQRTYAQRPHGWRVPFINAANGWTQDERTVYDDGYDASNATLFERIEFPGVTDPGLIWRHGRFHIAQSRLRPENISLSVGWEHLVCTRGDRVAVTHDAMLVGLASGRVKSIAGQVVTVDEQVTIETGKTYGLTFRIADDARSITRAVDGAMVPGDYKSLTLVGDLSVLSGGELFAFGETGRQTAIYRVRSITHQRDLNATLGLVDDAPEIAAADQGDIPDYDPHVTVPPDPLSLPPRSFRFLEVIDGRGATARALVRLVWQLPRLGKTVSFDVQLRDDDAGGDWTAAAHVLAPTMTVDVPLTSAGIWSFRVRCVFADATVSDWAVLNALNLAGLSTVPGDITNLHIRAVDGQTVLDWTVVDDSRVLFYEIRKGSTWDTGLVVGDAVAQPPWATTGDGVYHVRAYVLSPFSARIYSAHSASITVLGAIIARNIIVSHDEQIEGWTGQLQGGVIDGSFIRTTPTATLTLPWATEIVSQLELSGLHIAIYVSPIIVNIGQAAECRFWTQFEASGILQGDDFLAQTDVLASADVLGTSPTRYIDAFPIWRFATGAGNDVFAPADVFAATDVFSADIAWGDWTAIATGTRVARYFQAGIVLITGREDTSAVGTKFSWFVDVPDRTDDYTAMTVPDTGLDVTFYSGGYNGTPTSGAAATPFNGGPNGSPVPHVQRAIVNGTNGDEVKVTNVTLSGCRVFVVNAGSNVTRAGVNLLVRGF from the coding sequence ATGCACGCGAACTCCCTGCAACGCCACGCGCTCGACGGCGAGATCCTCTCGCCGCTCGCTACCGTGCGCGTGATTGGGCGTGCGCATCCGCTGTCGAGCCGGCGGGTGATCTGCGAGGTGCCTGCGGGGCTCTCGATCGCCGAGATCCTGCAGCTTTGTGCAGGATCGAGCGGCGCGGACTTCGCGGTCTATCTCGGCGAGCATCCGATCCGCGCGGAGAACTACGGCCGCATCCGCGTCAAGCCGGGCGCGACCGTGGTGGTTGTCCCGCGGCTGCAGAACAATCCGGTCTGGCGCACGGTGGCGACCGTGGTGATCGCCGTCGCAGCACTGGTCGCGGCGCCCTATCTTGCGCCGGGCATCATCGCGGCAGCCGGCGCGATCGGTGTGACCATTGCCGCAACGACGGCGATTGCGATCGGCGCTGGCGTCATCATGCTGGCGGGCTCGCTCGCGCTCAACGCGCTGTTTCCGATCCGTCCGCCGGAGCTGTCGGCGCAAGGCTCTGGCGCGCCGCTCAACTCGATCCAGGGCGCCAACAACCAGGCCAACCCTTACGGCACGGTGCCCGTGGTGCTCGGCCGTCACAGGCAGTCGCCGTTCTACGGCGCCAAGGCCTACACCGAGATCGTCGGCAACGATCAGTATCTCCGGCTGCTGTTCGTGCTCGGCTACGGCCCTCTGCAGGTCGAAAGCATTCAGATCGGCGAGACCGCGATCGGGACCTACGCCGACGTGCAGACGGAGTTGCGCCAGGGCTATGCCGGCGATGCCGCGGTGACGCTGTATCCCGGCCAGGTCGACGAGCAGGCGCTGTCGATCGCGCTGCAAAACCGCGCCGATCCGCCGCGCTTGACCGGCCATGCGCCGTGGTCCGACAGCGTCGTGACCTCTGTCGACACCGACGAGATCGCGGTCGACTTCCTGGCGCCGTCGGGCATCAACATGACCGACAGCAAGGGCAACGACATCTCATGGTCGTTCACGATCGAGATGCGGTACCGCAAGGTCGGTGCCGCCAGCTGGACCACGGGGCCGCAGACCGTGTTCACCCGTTCCTATGAGCCGATCCGCCGGGGGCAGCGCATCGCGGTCGCGCGCGGCCAGTATGAGGTGCAATGCCAGAAGCCGCTCGGCGATGCCGATCCGAAATATGCGCGCGACCAGGTCACATGGACCTCACTGCGTTCGCTGCGATCGGCGGCGCCGATCTCCTTCGACAAGCCGCTTGCGCTCCTGGCGGTACGCATCAGGGCGACCAATCAGCTGTCGGGCGTGATCTCGACACTCAACTGCGTCACGACCTCGCTAGTGAAGGCCTGGAACGGTTCGGCGTGGGTCGCAAACCAGCCGTCGAGCTGGCCGCCGGATCTCTTCCGCCATGTCTTGCAGGGCCCGGCCAATGCGCGTCCTGTGGCCGATAGCGGCATCGACCTCGCCAGTCTTCAGGAGTGGTGGACCTATTGCGTGGCGAACGGATTCAAGTTCAACAAGGTGCTGACCGATTCCGCCTCGGTCTATGATCGCCTGCTCGGGATCTGCGCCGCCGGCCGCGCGGTCCCGACCTTCATCGACGGCAAGTGGGGCGTGGTCTGGGACCGGCCGGCCGATCCGGTCGTGCAGCACTTCACGCCGCGTAACTCCTGGGGCTTCAAGGGACAGCGGACCTATGCGCAGCGGCCGCACGGCTGGCGCGTGCCGTTCATCAACGCCGCCAATGGTTGGACGCAGGACGAGCGCACCGTCTATGACGACGGCTATGACGCCTCGAATGCGACGCTGTTCGAGCGCATCGAATTTCCCGGTGTCACCGATCCCGGACTGATCTGGCGCCACGGCCGATTCCACATCGCGCAGTCGCGCTTGAGGCCGGAGAATATCTCGCTGTCTGTCGGCTGGGAGCACCTCGTCTGTACCAGGGGCGACCGTGTCGCTGTCACGCATGACGCAATGCTCGTCGGGCTGGCGTCGGGTCGCGTGAAATCCATCGCCGGGCAGGTGGTGACCGTCGATGAGCAGGTGACGATCGAAACGGGCAAGACCTATGGCTTGACCTTCCGCATCGCCGACGACGCGAGGTCGATCACCCGCGCGGTCGATGGCGCCATGGTCCCCGGCGATTACAAGTCCCTGACGCTGGTCGGCGATCTCTCGGTGCTCTCGGGCGGCGAGCTGTTTGCGTTCGGCGAGACCGGACGGCAGACGGCGATCTATCGCGTCCGCTCGATCACGCATCAGCGCGACTTGAACGCGACGCTCGGCCTGGTCGACGACGCGCCTGAGATCGCGGCAGCCGACCAGGGCGACATCCCGGACTACGATCCGCACGTCACGGTGCCGCCGGATCCGCTCAGCCTCCCGCCGCGCTCGTTCAGATTTCTGGAGGTGATCGACGGCCGCGGCGCCACGGCGCGGGCGCTGGTGCGGCTGGTGTGGCAGCTGCCGCGTCTCGGCAAGACCGTCTCGTTCGACGTGCAGCTGCGCGATGACGATGCCGGCGGCGACTGGACCGCCGCGGCGCACGTGCTCGCGCCAACCATGACGGTCGACGTCCCCCTGACCTCGGCCGGCATCTGGTCGTTCCGAGTCCGCTGCGTGTTCGCGGACGCCACGGTGTCGGACTGGGCGGTGTTGAATGCGCTCAATCTAGCGGGGCTGTCGACCGTTCCCGGCGACATCACCAATCTGCACATTCGCGCGGTCGACGGCCAGACGGTGCTGGATTGGACGGTGGTCGATGATTCCAGGGTGCTGTTCTATGAGATCCGCAAGGGCTCGACCTGGGACACGGGGCTCGTCGTCGGCGATGCGGTAGCGCAGCCGCCCTGGGCCACAACCGGCGACGGCGTCTATCACGTCAGGGCCTATGTGCTCAGTCCGTTCAGCGCGAGGATCTATAGCGCTCACTCGGCCTCGATCACGGTGCTCGGCGCCATCATCGCGCGCAACATCATCGTCTCGCATGACGAGCAGATCGAGGGGTGGACCGGCCAGCTGCAGGGCGGCGTTATCGACGGTAGTTTCATCCGAACCACTCCAACGGCGACCCTGACGTTGCCCTGGGCCACGGAGATCGTGAGTCAGCTGGAGTTGTCGGGATTGCATATCGCAATCTACGTCTCGCCCATCATCGTCAATATCGGGCAGGCCGCAGAGTGCCGGTTTTGGACGCAATTTGAGGCGTCGGGCATCCTGCAAGGCGACGACTTCCTGGCACAGACCGATGTGCTGGCCTCGGCCGACGTGCTCGGCACTTCGCCGACGCGCTACATCGACGCCTTCCCGATCTGGCGTTTCGCGACAGGTGCCGGCAACGACGTGTTCGCGCCGGCCGACGTCTTCGCGGCGACGGATGTGTTCTCGGCCGACATCGCCTGGGGCGACTGGACCGCCATTGCCACCGGCACGCGGGTGGCGCGCTACTTTCAAGCCGGCATTGTGCTGATCACGGGACGAGAGGACACCAGCGCTGTCGGGACGAAGTTCTCATGGTTCGTCGATGTCCCGGACCGCACCGATGACTACACGGCCATGACCGTTCCCGATACCGGCCTCGACGTCACGTTCTATTCTGGCGGCTACAACGGCACGCCGACGTCGGGTGCTGCAGCCACCCCGTTCAACGGTGGTCCGAACGGCTCGCCTGTGCCTCACGTCCAGCGCGCCATCGTCAACGGGACCAATGGTGACGAGGTGAAGGTCACCAACGTGACCTTGAGTGGCTGCAGGGTCTTTGTCGTCAACGCCGGCAGCAACGTCACGCGTGCCGGGGTCAACCTGCTCGTCCGCGGGTTCTAA